Proteins found in one Paenibacillus borealis genomic segment:
- a CDS encoding glycosyl hydrolase family 8, which translates to MNIFTEGSFYTGKYRNLFLENGIPAKTISQRLEATWNEMFYGASDVRIYHPMGDDMGYIVDTGNTDVRTEGMSYGMMMAVQMDKKEEFDRLWKFAKIHMQHTKGRYKDYFAWHCKLDGTHLSPGPAPDGEEFFAMALFFASKRWGDCASPFNYSEQARIILRACVHKGENGEGDPMWDPATRLIKFIPETPFSDPSYHLPHFYDLFALQADEQDRAFWKDAAARSRAYLHKACHPETGLSPEYANYDGTPAEPQPHGDFRHFFSDAYRVAANIGLDYEWFRSDPWQVEQSNRIQAFFRDIDSADYRRYTIDGQPFDEPSLHPVGLLATLAMASLAADGPDAGHFVKLFWHTPLRTGERRYYDNCLYFFSMLALSGNYRIYR; encoded by the coding sequence ATGAATATTTTCACAGAAGGCTCCTTTTATACAGGGAAATACAGAAACCTGTTCCTTGAGAACGGGATACCGGCAAAGACGATCAGCCAAAGGCTTGAAGCTACCTGGAACGAAATGTTCTACGGCGCTTCCGATGTCCGGATCTACCATCCTATGGGTGACGATATGGGATATATCGTAGATACCGGCAATACCGATGTGCGGACAGAAGGCATGTCCTACGGGATGATGATGGCAGTGCAAATGGACAAGAAGGAAGAATTTGACCGGCTCTGGAAGTTCGCCAAGATACATATGCAGCATACGAAAGGCCGCTACAAGGATTATTTCGCCTGGCACTGTAAGCTGGACGGAACACATCTCTCACCCGGTCCGGCACCGGACGGGGAAGAGTTCTTCGCCATGGCGCTGTTCTTTGCTTCCAAACGCTGGGGCGACTGTGCTTCACCGTTCAACTATTCTGAACAGGCCAGAATCATCCTCCGCGCCTGTGTGCATAAAGGGGAGAACGGAGAAGGCGATCCGATGTGGGACCCGGCGACCCGGCTGATTAAGTTCATTCCTGAAACCCCTTTCAGCGATCCTTCCTACCATCTGCCGCATTTCTATGATTTATTCGCTCTGCAGGCGGATGAACAGGACAGGGCATTCTGGAAGGACGCAGCAGCCAGAAGTAGAGCGTACCTGCACAAGGCCTGTCATCCCGAAACCGGCCTGTCGCCGGAATACGCCAATTATGACGGGACTCCGGCTGAACCCCAGCCGCATGGTGACTTCCGCCACTTCTTCAGTGATGCTTACCGGGTCGCTGCCAATATCGGGCTGGATTATGAATGGTTCCGCAGCGATCCTTGGCAGGTAGAGCAGTCTAACCGGATTCAGGCGTTCTTCCGGGACATTGATAGTGCCGATTACCGGCGCTACACTATAGACGGCCAGCCGTTTGATGAGCCTTCCCTCCATCCTGTCGGTCTGCTGGCGACCTTAGCCATGGCCTCGCTTGCAGCTGATGGACCGGATGCCGGACACTTCGTTAAGCTGTTCTGGCATACCCCGCTTCGCACAGGGGAGCGCCGGTATTACGACAACTGCCTGTACTTCTTCAGCATGCTGGCTCTAAGCGGAAACTACCGGATCTATAGATAG
- a CDS encoding WG repeat-containing protein, which translates to MKPIYESVSSFSEGVATAVLNGKSDLLDTKGKLILKPEFSTGNGFVGRFHDGYILLALSGEAYDYTQRLVDDQGNIIAIPGADQINGYGDGMISYSDGGFGFKNVAGDVIVKPAFSNVRDFKAGADKGFIDNNNEYSAYLINKAGEIVWSRE; encoded by the coding sequence ATCAAGCCGATTTATGAATCCGTCAGCTCCTTCTCTGAAGGCGTGGCTACCGCGGTATTGAACGGCAAAAGCGATCTCCTCGATACCAAAGGAAAGTTGATTCTGAAGCCTGAGTTCAGTACTGGAAATGGGTTCGTAGGGCGGTTCCATGACGGTTATATTTTGCTGGCGCTGAGCGGAGAAGCATACGATTACACTCAGCGGCTTGTAGATGACCAGGGCAATATTATCGCCATTCCGGGTGCCGATCAAATTAATGGTTATGGCGATGGCATGATTTCTTATAGTGACGGCGGGTTCGGCTTCAAAAATGTAGCGGGTGATGTGATCGTCAAGCCTGCTTTCTCTAATGTACGGGATTTCAAAGCCGGAGCGGACAAAGGATTCATAGATAACAACAATGAATATTCAGCATATCTGATCAATAAAGCAGGGGAAATCGTCTGGAGTAGAGAATAA
- a CDS encoding adenylosuccinate synthase encodes MTVTAIVGANWGDEGKGKITDMMAAASSYVVRYQGGSNAGHTIINPFGKFALRMLPSGVFYPNVVNVIGPGVAVDIDVLLQELESLTERGVPAPQLRISDRAQIVLPVHRLLDELEENRLGGRSFGSTKRGIAPFYSDKYAKLGIQTSSLFNMAYLRERLENLLESKNILLQHLYGQSSIKVDEWLSKLSEQAEAIAPYLCDTTSLLHKAYRNGEGILLEGQLGALRDPDHGIYPFTTSSSTLAGYASVGAGLPPYSIEKIVAVTKAYSSCVGAGPFVVELEDMQGDELRSRGGDAGEYGAVTGRPRRVGWFDAVATRYGCRIQGATSVALTNLDVLGYLDEIPVCVGYEIEGEVVDEFPYQDKLSLAKPVYKQLPGWKCDISQITRLEDLPEAARGYIDFIESELGVGITTVSVGPGREQVIQRPSLVHRE; translated from the coding sequence ATGACTGTAACGGCAATCGTGGGTGCAAATTGGGGAGATGAGGGCAAGGGGAAAATAACAGATATGATGGCAGCCGCTTCTTCTTATGTGGTGAGATATCAAGGCGGTAGCAATGCAGGACATACGATTATTAATCCTTTCGGGAAATTCGCGCTTCGGATGCTTCCTTCCGGGGTTTTCTATCCCAATGTGGTGAACGTTATCGGCCCCGGAGTAGCTGTGGATATTGATGTGCTGCTGCAAGAACTAGAATCCTTAACCGAAAGAGGAGTTCCGGCCCCTCAATTACGAATCTCGGACAGAGCTCAAATTGTATTGCCGGTGCACCGGCTGCTCGATGAGCTCGAAGAGAACCGCTTAGGAGGACGCAGCTTCGGTTCAACTAAACGCGGGATTGCTCCGTTCTATTCCGACAAATATGCCAAGCTTGGAATTCAAACCTCCAGCTTATTCAACATGGCTTATCTTCGTGAACGGCTGGAAAATCTGTTGGAGAGCAAAAATATATTGCTCCAGCATCTTTATGGTCAGTCTTCCATTAAGGTAGATGAGTGGTTATCCAAGTTAAGTGAGCAGGCAGAGGCTATAGCTCCTTACCTGTGTGATACGACTTCGTTATTACATAAAGCCTATCGGAATGGCGAAGGAATTCTGCTCGAAGGACAGCTTGGGGCGCTTAGAGACCCTGATCACGGAATTTATCCTTTCACCACTTCTTCATCTACGCTTGCCGGATATGCTTCGGTAGGGGCCGGGCTTCCGCCTTATTCGATTGAGAAGATCGTGGCGGTTACCAAGGCGTATTCCAGCTGTGTCGGGGCAGGCCCCTTCGTTGTGGAACTGGAAGATATGCAAGGCGATGAGCTGCGAAGCCGTGGCGGAGATGCCGGCGAGTACGGAGCGGTGACAGGACGGCCAAGAAGGGTCGGATGGTTTGATGCGGTCGCGACACGTTATGGCTGCAGAATCCAGGGTGCAACCAGCGTAGCACTTACAAACCTGGATGTCCTGGGGTATTTGGATGAGATTCCGGTATGTGTGGGATACGAGATTGAGGGGGAGGTCGTCGATGAATTCCCTTACCAGGATAAGTTAAGCCTAGCCAAACCGGTATATAAACAGCTTCCGGGCTGGAAGTGTGATATATCGCAGATTACCAGGTTGGAAGACTTACCCGAAGCAGCAAGAGGATATATTGATTTTATTGAATCTGAGCTGGGAGTCGGGATTACGACGGTATCTGTAGGCCCGGGCCGGGAGCAGGTTATACAGCGTCCGTCACTGGTGCATAGAGAATAG
- a CDS encoding family 43 glycosylhydrolase, with protein MAKKQGFNPYLPSWEYIPDGEPYVFEGRVYVYGSHDRFNGHAFCLNDYACWSAPEDNLADWQYEGVIYETTDDPLNTEGSMCLYAPDVTVGPDGRYYLYYVLDKAPVVSVAVCDKPGGKYEFYGYVSYADGIRLGEKEGDEPQFDPGVLTEGENTYLYTGFCGYGDSSRHGAMATVLGPDMLTITEEPVFVVPSQPYSKGSGFEGYEFFEAPSIRKRGDIYYLIYSSVSMHELCYATSLHPAKGFTYQGVIVSNCDLHIDTYKPADQPMAYGGNNHGSIVQIHGAWYIFYHRHTHGTAFCRQGCIERIEFREDGTIPQAEITSCGPNGGPLEGRGEYPAYLACHLFCKDQEMYTGGFGRTGAWMDSRFPKITQDGRDGDEEAGYIANMTDSAAAGFKYFACEGINRVTIKVRGYCQGEFEVKTSWNGPALGRIPVGFTNIWQDYTAEVAIPDGVQALYFTYTGNGGASLASFTLE; from the coding sequence ATGGCTAAAAAACAAGGTTTTAATCCGTATCTCCCGTCATGGGAATATATCCCGGATGGTGAGCCTTACGTTTTTGAAGGAAGAGTGTATGTGTATGGTTCACATGACCGTTTTAACGGGCACGCATTCTGCCTGAATGACTATGCCTGCTGGTCGGCGCCGGAGGATAATCTGGCCGATTGGCAGTATGAAGGCGTGATTTACGAGACTACGGATGATCCGCTGAACACGGAAGGCAGCATGTGCCTGTATGCACCTGATGTCACCGTTGGACCGGACGGGCGGTACTATCTCTACTATGTATTGGATAAGGCTCCTGTCGTATCGGTGGCAGTCTGCGACAAGCCGGGCGGTAAATATGAATTCTACGGATATGTAAGTTATGCCGATGGAATACGCCTGGGAGAGAAGGAAGGCGACGAGCCGCAGTTTGACCCGGGTGTGCTGACCGAAGGGGAGAACACTTACCTGTACACCGGCTTCTGCGGTTATGGAGATTCGTCCAGACATGGAGCTATGGCAACGGTGCTTGGCCCGGATATGCTCACGATTACCGAAGAGCCTGTATTTGTTGTGCCGAGCCAGCCCTACAGCAAGGGGAGCGGGTTTGAAGGTTATGAGTTCTTCGAGGCCCCTTCCATCCGCAAAAGAGGGGATATCTATTATCTGATCTATTCCTCGGTCTCCATGCATGAGCTGTGTTATGCAACCAGCCTGCATCCGGCCAAGGGCTTCACCTACCAGGGAGTCATTGTAAGTAATTGTGATCTTCATATCGATACGTACAAGCCGGCGGACCAGCCGATGGCTTACGGCGGCAATAACCACGGCAGCATCGTTCAAATCCATGGAGCATGGTACATTTTTTATCACCGGCATACCCATGGGACGGCGTTCTGCCGCCAGGGCTGCATTGAACGGATTGAATTCCGCGAAGACGGCACGATTCCCCAGGCGGAGATTACGTCCTGCGGTCCGAACGGAGGCCCGCTCGAAGGCCGGGGAGAATATCCGGCTTATCTGGCCTGCCATCTGTTCTGTAAAGACCAGGAAATGTACACCGGAGGCTTCGGCCGTACGGGTGCCTGGATGGACAGCCGGTTTCCGAAGATTACCCAGGACGGCAGGGACGGCGATGAGGAAGCCGGCTATATTGCCAATATGACGGATTCAGCTGCTGCCGGGTTTAAATATTTCGCTTGCGAGGGTATCAACCGGGTCACAATCAAGGTGCGCGGCTATTGCCAGGGTGAGTTCGAAGTGAAAACTTCCTGGAACGGACCTGCACTTGGACGGATACCGGTGGGCTTTACGAATATCTGGCAGGATTACACTGCTGAAGTGGCCATTCCCGATGGCGTTCAGGCCTTATATTTTACGTATACCGGCAACGGCGGCGCAAGTCTGGCTTCATTCACTCTGGAATAA
- a CDS encoding helix-turn-helix domain-containing protein: MALIHYVECNTSHTGNFVIDVPAGSHWLLVITKTPAEFWVHGGLKLYPAHSVILYRPQQKVYYRASADLFVNDWIRFETDEPYITGSPLPFGVPFALSDPDYCQKLLELIVSEHTFNRDCKESSIDYLLRTLFNKLWESCFQDNITPQYYKLLKLRTAIQINPGDYWTVSKMADDLQISPGYLQNIYKKTFGISCMDDVINSRIRMAKEYLIHNAQSIADVASRCGYQNVEHFCRQFKQMTGHTPRNFQKQAKD; the protein is encoded by the coding sequence ATGGCCCTTATTCACTATGTTGAGTGCAATACTTCACACACCGGTAATTTTGTTATTGATGTTCCCGCAGGCTCTCATTGGCTGCTTGTTATTACCAAGACTCCAGCCGAGTTCTGGGTACATGGCGGGCTCAAGCTCTATCCTGCTCACAGTGTAATCCTCTACCGTCCACAGCAAAAGGTCTATTACCGGGCCAGTGCTGACCTTTTCGTCAATGACTGGATCCGCTTCGAAACCGATGAACCCTATATCACGGGATCTCCGCTTCCTTTTGGTGTTCCCTTCGCGTTAAGTGACCCCGACTACTGCCAGAAACTGCTTGAGCTGATTGTCAGTGAACACACTTTCAACCGGGATTGCAAAGAATCCTCCATCGATTATCTGCTCCGGACCCTGTTCAACAAACTATGGGAATCCTGCTTCCAGGATAATATTACACCGCAATACTACAAATTGCTGAAGCTGCGCACGGCTATTCAGATTAACCCAGGAGATTACTGGACCGTTTCAAAAATGGCGGATGATCTTCAGATTAGCCCAGGCTATCTCCAGAACATTTACAAAAAAACCTTTGGAATCTCCTGCATGGATGATGTCATCAACAGCCGGATTCGTATGGCGAAGGAATACCTGATCCACAATGCCCAGAGTATTGCCGATGTGGCTTCACGGTGCGGATATCAGAATGTGGAGCACTTCTGCCGGCAATTCAAGCAAATGACCGGGCATACGCCGAGAAATTTCCAGAAGCAGGCCAAAGACTAA
- a CDS encoding glycoside hydrolase family 95 protein produces the protein MTSMEHKRGLWYGQPARDWNEALPVGNGRLGAMIYGGIAEEKLQLNEDSVWYGGPRDRNNGDALPHLPELRSLILKGRLREAEELAAMSMAGLPEAQRHYLPLGELLLSFDGHEQPAADYRRELDLERGVSRVSYSTGGVRYTRELFASFPDQAIVIRISSGRKNGVSLKARFNRHNWRYLEQIEKWQNSGLVMTGYGGGQGGSSFAAVLKAVTNDGTCRNIGEYLLVDGASSVTLLLAAGTTFRHPEPQLQAKRRLEELSRDSYEALLGRHIADYRRLYGRVTLTLPENLDLSGLPTDERLKRFQKGEEDNGLLAAYFQYGRYLLISSSRPGSLPANLQGIWNDSFTPAWDSKFTININAQMNYWPAEICNLAECHEPLFDLIERMREPGRVTARVMYGCGGFTAHHNTDIWADTAPQDTYLPASFWPLGAAWLCLHLWEHYRFSQDRYFLEQVYETMKEAAQFLLDYLIEDDEGRLITCPSVSPKNTYQLPGGESGVFCAGASMDFQIIEALFAACIRSADIIGGDERFLEELSAALARLPQPQIGKYGQIQEWMEDYEEVEPGHRHISHLFALYPGDAFTVEHTPELAEAARTTLERRLASGGGHTGWSRAWIINFWARLKDADQAYANVRALLEHSTLPNLLDNHPPFQIDGNFGGAAGIAEMLLQSHTGVIQLLPTLPPGWSEGSVSGLRARGGYILDFTWADGRVTEAMISCTVSGPCRIEGPGLDSVSFTGEAGSSYTFTR, from the coding sequence ATGACAAGCATGGAACATAAGCGGGGGCTCTGGTACGGTCAACCGGCGAGGGATTGGAATGAGGCGTTGCCGGTTGGCAACGGGCGGCTTGGCGCGATGATTTATGGCGGCATCGCTGAGGAGAAGCTTCAGCTCAATGAGGATTCCGTATGGTACGGCGGCCCGCGTGACCGTAATAACGGGGATGCCCTGCCACATTTACCGGAACTCCGCAGTCTGATACTGAAGGGGAGGCTGCGGGAAGCGGAAGAGCTGGCAGCGATGTCAATGGCAGGACTGCCTGAAGCGCAGCGTCATTATCTGCCGCTTGGCGAGCTGCTGCTGTCATTTGACGGACATGAGCAGCCGGCTGCGGACTATAGGCGGGAACTTGATTTGGAGCGCGGCGTATCCCGGGTGAGCTATTCAACCGGCGGCGTCCGGTATACCCGCGAGTTGTTTGCCAGCTTTCCGGATCAGGCGATTGTCATCCGGATCTCCTCCGGCCGTAAGAACGGGGTTTCCCTGAAGGCGCGGTTTAACCGCCACAACTGGAGATACCTGGAGCAAATTGAGAAGTGGCAGAACAGCGGGCTGGTGATGACCGGCTATGGCGGTGGTCAGGGGGGAAGCTCCTTTGCCGCTGTCCTGAAGGCTGTCACCAATGACGGCACCTGCCGCAACATCGGAGAATATTTGCTTGTGGACGGGGCAAGCTCGGTTACCCTGCTGCTTGCTGCAGGGACCACGTTCCGCCATCCCGAGCCGCAGCTACAGGCCAAGAGAAGGCTGGAAGAGCTGAGCCGGGATTCCTACGAAGCGCTTCTGGGCCGTCACATTGCGGATTACCGCAGATTGTACGGGCGGGTTACGCTGACGCTGCCGGAGAACCTGGACCTTAGCGGGCTGCCGACCGACGAGCGGCTGAAGCGGTTTCAGAAGGGGGAGGAGGACAACGGTCTGCTGGCGGCCTACTTCCAGTATGGCCGTTACCTGCTGATCTCGTCCAGCCGCCCGGGCTCCTTGCCCGCGAATCTGCAGGGCATCTGGAATGACAGCTTCACCCCGGCCTGGGACAGCAAATTCACCATTAATATCAATGCGCAAATGAATTACTGGCCCGCCGAAATCTGCAATCTGGCTGAATGCCATGAGCCGCTGTTTGATTTGATTGAGCGGATGCGGGAGCCGGGACGGGTTACAGCCAGGGTGATGTACGGCTGCGGAGGATTTACGGCGCATCATAATACTGATATCTGGGCAGACACGGCACCTCAGGATACCTACCTGCCGGCTTCCTTCTGGCCGCTGGGCGCTGCCTGGCTGTGCCTGCATCTGTGGGAGCATTACCGGTTCAGCCAGGACCGTTATTTCCTGGAACAGGTGTATGAGACGATGAAGGAGGCGGCGCAGTTCCTGCTTGATTATCTGATAGAAGACGATGAAGGCCGCCTGATTACCTGTCCGTCTGTCTCTCCCAAGAATACCTATCAGCTGCCGGGCGGCGAGTCTGGTGTGTTCTGCGCCGGAGCATCAATGGACTTTCAAATTATTGAAGCATTGTTCGCGGCCTGCATCCGCAGTGCGGATATCATCGGCGGAGATGAGCGCTTCCTTGAAGAACTCTCGGCCGCTCTGGCACGTCTGCCCCAGCCGCAGATCGGGAAATACGGCCAGATTCAGGAATGGATGGAGGATTATGAAGAGGTGGAGCCGGGGCACCGCCATATTTCCCATCTGTTTGCATTGTACCCTGGCGATGCTTTCACCGTAGAGCATACTCCGGAGCTGGCTGAGGCCGCCCGTACCACGCTGGAACGCAGACTGGCAAGCGGCGGCGGCCACACCGGCTGGAGCCGGGCCTGGATTATTAACTTCTGGGCCAGATTGAAGGATGCTGATCAAGCCTATGCGAACGTCCGCGCTTTACTCGAACATTCAACACTGCCGAACCTGCTCGACAACCATCCTCCGTTCCAGATTGACGGGAATTTCGGAGGAGCAGCGGGGATTGCCGAGATGCTGCTCCAGAGTCATACCGGGGTAATCCAGCTGCTTCCCACACTGCCCCCAGGCTGGAGTGAAGGAAGCGTAAGCGGCCTGCGGGCAAGGGGCGGATATATCCTCGACTTCACCTGGGCCGATGGACGCGTTACGGAAGCAATGATATCATGTACCGTATCCGGACCTTGCCGGATCGAAGGTCCGGGACTGGATTCCGTTTCGTTCACAGGGGAAGCAGGAAGCTCTTATACGTTTACCCGGTAA
- a CDS encoding carboxylesterase/lipase family protein, with translation MLRVVNVENGTVQGLPAADPRITSFKGIPFAAPPIGKNRWRAPQPAEDWEGVLHAYQFAPVSMQVRQELDDNNIYTREWAVEPDIVMSEDCLYLNVWTPAKLPDEKLPVYVWYFGGGLQVGHPAEMEFDGERIARRGIVVVTINYRLNAFGFLCHPEITAEAPEAPANFGNLDQQAATRWVKRNIAAFGGDPDNITIGGQSAGGGSVMSQLTSPQNEGLFQRAIVESGIFTKLYPGTLLPPHRSDLQEAEHDGTRFFNYLGVSSLAEARQLDAVYLRDKAVEYGGFWGTVADQRFLTGNPFDLFLQNKRLKVPVMLGHTSSEFFSTPAAGTFDELKQLAADMFGEDAGTFLRLCGDQTVPLEEARERASVSGIEYAIRVAAQANADTGGETPLYYYNFDAEIPGWDNPGTFHSVDLWFFFETLAKCWRPFTGKHYDLARQMCNYTAHFIRSGDPNGQDSTGLELPRWEPYTPEAPYGMLFADKAGFNRQQPGEMMEFLVQQYFKNAGSPA, from the coding sequence ATGCTAAGAGTGGTAAATGTTGAAAACGGGACGGTTCAGGGACTGCCGGCAGCTGATCCCCGGATTACGAGCTTCAAGGGGATACCCTTTGCCGCTCCGCCAATAGGCAAGAACCGCTGGCGGGCGCCGCAGCCTGCGGAAGACTGGGAAGGTGTGCTGCATGCTTACCAGTTCGCACCGGTCTCCATGCAGGTAAGGCAAGAGCTGGATGATAATAACATCTATACCCGCGAATGGGCCGTAGAACCGGACATCGTGATGAGCGAGGATTGTCTGTACCTGAACGTGTGGACACCAGCTAAACTTCCGGACGAGAAGCTTCCCGTATATGTATGGTATTTTGGCGGAGGTCTGCAGGTAGGCCATCCGGCTGAAATGGAATTTGACGGTGAACGTATTGCACGCAGAGGCATAGTGGTAGTGACAATCAACTACCGCCTGAATGCCTTCGGATTTCTTTGCCATCCCGAAATAACAGCGGAAGCGCCGGAGGCGCCCGCCAACTTTGGCAACCTCGATCAACAGGCAGCGACCCGCTGGGTGAAGCGCAATATTGCGGCATTTGGAGGCGATCCGGACAATATCACCATCGGCGGACAGTCTGCCGGCGGCGGAAGTGTCATGAGCCAGCTCACCTCACCGCAGAACGAAGGGCTGTTTCAGCGGGCGATTGTTGAAAGCGGGATTTTCACAAAGCTGTATCCGGGAACCCTGCTGCCTCCTCACCGCAGTGATCTGCAGGAGGCTGAGCATGACGGTACCCGGTTCTTCAATTACCTGGGCGTATCCTCACTTGCAGAAGCCCGGCAGCTGGATGCGGTCTATCTTCGGGACAAGGCCGTAGAGTATGGGGGATTCTGGGGCACGGTTGCAGACCAGAGATTCCTGACAGGCAACCCGTTCGATTTGTTTCTTCAGAACAAGCGCTTGAAGGTACCGGTAATGCTGGGTCATACCTCCTCGGAGTTCTTTAGTACCCCGGCCGCCGGGACATTTGACGAGCTCAAGCAGCTGGCCGCAGATATGTTCGGTGAAGATGCCGGTACTTTTCTCCGGCTTTGCGGGGATCAGACAGTTCCATTAGAGGAAGCCCGGGAGAGGGCTTCCGTAAGCGGAATCGAATACGCGATCCGTGTTGCTGCACAGGCCAATGCGGACACCGGCGGTGAAACGCCGCTCTACTATTATAATTTCGATGCTGAGATTCCGGGGTGGGATAACCCGGGTACCTTCCACTCCGTAGACCTCTGGTTCTTCTTCGAGACGCTTGCCAAATGCTGGAGGCCTTTTACCGGCAAGCATTATGATTTGGCCCGGCAGATGTGTAATTATACGGCCCATTTCATCCGCAGCGGAGACCCGAACGGCCAGGATTCAACAGGATTGGAATTACCCCGGTGGGAGCCTTATACCCCTGAAGCACCGTACGGAATGCTGTTTGCAGACAAGGCCGGCTTTAACAGACAGCAACCGGGCGAGATGATGGAATTTCTCGTGCAGCAGTATTTCAAGAATGCCGGTAGTCCGGCTTGA
- a CDS encoding extracellular solute-binding protein has translation MHKTAKRSARAAAAGVLALTLALTGCSSNSNSSKGGSASPAANGDDKAPATFSVFMAGPGQQPTADNKILKLIKEETGVSFNMEFLVGDLQQKLGVMIASGDYPDIMSGDDKLINAKAYIPLEDLIEKYAPNLKKHYADVWNQIKDESDGHIYVLPAYGVYQGKITEPTYQGPGFWLQKAVLEEMGYPTPKTLDEYFDIIAKYKEKHPDMIGFESLNFDWRVFPLQNAPEHLAGHPNDGAVIVDNNKAQIFADKDISKTYYKKLNEINAQGLMDKEAFVQNYDQYLAKIASGKVIGMFDQHWNFQDGETSLISQGKIENTYIGFPLLYDGAEEWYRDRGAVGTNRGFGISIKAKDPVRIIKFLDQMITEDWQKTLQWGVKGEDYEVNEDGSFYRTPEQRANADQTSWQLANKITTMQGSMPKIQGTYSDGNSDSPGTQPQEFFDSLKPYDQKILKAYNKKSWSEFFKEPKENNIYFPAYSIVLKDGSAAQLAQSKLNDLQVKFLPKAIMASPDEFEEVWTDYVNQIHKLDIKAYEDRINEGIQQRIEKWSVK, from the coding sequence ATGCATAAAACGGCAAAACGTTCCGCCCGGGCAGCAGCAGCCGGTGTACTCGCACTTACACTGGCACTTACAGGCTGCAGCTCGAACAGCAATTCTTCCAAAGGGGGAAGTGCCAGTCCGGCGGCAAACGGAGACGACAAGGCTCCGGCAACATTCTCGGTATTTATGGCAGGTCCCGGGCAGCAGCCTACGGCCGACAACAAGATTCTCAAACTGATTAAAGAAGAAACCGGCGTCAGCTTCAATATGGAATTTCTGGTGGGTGACCTGCAGCAGAAGCTCGGCGTAATGATTGCCTCTGGAGACTATCCTGACATCATGTCGGGTGATGACAAATTAATTAATGCCAAAGCTTATATTCCGCTTGAGGATTTGATTGAGAAGTATGCCCCTAACCTGAAGAAGCATTATGCCGATGTCTGGAATCAGATCAAGGATGAGAGCGACGGCCACATCTACGTTCTGCCGGCCTATGGTGTATATCAAGGTAAAATCACTGAACCGACATACCAGGGACCAGGCTTCTGGCTTCAGAAGGCTGTGCTTGAGGAAATGGGATATCCGACCCCAAAGACCCTGGATGAGTATTTCGATATCATAGCCAAATATAAAGAAAAGCACCCGGATATGATCGGGTTTGAATCCCTCAACTTCGACTGGCGTGTATTCCCGCTGCAGAACGCCCCTGAGCACTTGGCGGGACATCCGAATGATGGCGCCGTTATTGTAGACAACAACAAAGCGCAGATTTTTGCCGACAAAGACATATCCAAGACCTATTACAAGAAGCTTAATGAAATTAACGCGCAAGGCTTGATGGATAAAGAGGCTTTCGTACAGAACTACGACCAGTATCTGGCCAAAATCGCAAGCGGCAAGGTCATCGGAATGTTTGACCAGCACTGGAATTTCCAGGATGGCGAAACCTCCCTGATCTCCCAGGGTAAAATTGAAAATACGTATATCGGCTTCCCTCTGCTCTATGATGGCGCTGAGGAATGGTACCGTGACCGCGGAGCGGTCGGCACCAACCGCGGATTCGGAATTTCGATCAAAGCCAAGGACCCTGTCCGGATCATCAAATTCCTGGATCAGATGATTACAGAGGATTGGCAGAAAACGCTCCAATGGGGAGTCAAAGGCGAAGACTATGAAGTAAATGAAGACGGATCATTCTACCGGACGCCGGAACAGCGGGCGAACGCAGATCAGACAAGCTGGCAGCTGGCAAACAAGATTACTACCATGCAGGGATCTATGCCGAAAATTCAAGGTACCTACAGCGACGGGAATTCAGATTCTCCCGGAACTCAGCCGCAGGAATTCTTCGACAGTCTGAAGCCTTACGATCAGAAAATCCTGAAGGCGTACAACAAGAAATCATGGTCTGAATTCTTCAAGGAACCCAAAGAAAATAATATCTATTTCCCTGCCTATTCCATCGTTCTTAAAGATGGTTCGGCAGCCCAGCTTGCGCAGTCCAAGCTGAATGATCTTCAGGTCAAATTCCTGCCTAAGGCCATTATGGCCAGTCCGGATGAATTCGAAGAGGTCTGGACAGATTATGTCAACCAAATCCACAAGCTGGATATCAAAGCCTATGAAGACCGGATAAATGAAGGAATTCAGCAGCGCATCGAAAAGTGGAGTGTGAAGTAA